Proteins encoded together in one Labeo rohita strain BAU-BD-2019 chromosome 21, IGBB_LRoh.1.0, whole genome shotgun sequence window:
- the znf346 gene encoding zinc finger protein 346 isoform X4: MEIFHIYLQGRPRSKKHASKVRRYMSIHGNEEPIAKRFKPSGDTSNADEGDKYKACSVCNMTFSSPVVAQSHYQGKVHSKNLRLKTFGQQTPALPQPKAQVKKDEGLPEGGQGPGKRDPNRFCSICQASFNNPLMAQQHYSGKKHKKHLTKQKLMETYGPSSAPGQNIEASTLKGYPCTVCNIELNSVEQYQAHISGSKHKNHVRLKKGPNTFPGPPENYQPDFQYPPNQDGPEDTGEWDSFTESYE, encoded by the exons ATGGAGATTTTCCATATTTACCTTCAGGGGCGGCCGAGG AGCAAAAAACATGCGAGCAAAGTGCGCCGGTACATGAGCATTCATGGTAATGAGGAGCCCATTGCAAAACGGTTCAAGCCTTCAGGTGAT ACAAGTAATGCCGATGAAGGGGATAAATACAAAGCCTGCAGTGTGTGCAACATGACATTCTCTTCCCCGGTAGTGGCACAGTCTCATTACCAGGGCAAAGTTCACTCCAAGAACCTTCGCTTGAAGACCTTCGGTCAGCAAACTCCTG CATTACCTCAGCCCAAAGCGCAGGTCAAGAAGGATGAAGGGCTACCTGAAGGTGGGCAAGGGCCAGGAAAGCGGGACCCCAATCGCTTCTGCTCCATCTGCCAGGCTTCCTTCAACAATCCTCTCATGGCTCAGCAGCACTACAGTGGcaagaaacataaaaaacaccTGACTAAACAGAAGCTGATGGAGACCTATGGGCCATCCTCTGCACCAGGTCAGAACATAGAAG CCTCCACACTGAAGGGCTACCCATGTACTGTGTGCAATATTGAGCTGAACTCCGTCGAGCAGTACCAGGCCCACATCAGCGGGTCCAAACATAAAAACCA CGTTAGGCTCAAGAAAGGGCCAAATACATTTCCCGGCCCCCCTGAAAACTACCAGCCCGATTTCCAGTATCCACCCAACCAAGATGGACCGGAGGACACAGGGGAGTGGGACAGCTTCACTGAGAGCTATGAGTGA
- the znf346 gene encoding zinc finger protein 346 isoform X1 yields MKRLVKRMYRLRMRDPPPANIMAQQEPNGDFPYLPSGAAEVNRMIKEHSDLFSDSQCKVCSAVLISESQKLAHYQSKKHASKVRRYMSIHGNEEPIAKRFKPSGDTSNADEGDKYKACSVCNMTFSSPVVAQSHYQGKVHSKNLRLKTFGQQTPALPQPKAQVKKDEGLPEGGQGPGKRDPNRFCSICQASFNNPLMAQQHYSGKKHKKHLTKQKLMETYGPSSAPGQNIEASTLKGYPCTVCNIELNSVEQYQAHISGSKHKNHVRLKKGPNTFPGPPENYQPDFQYPPNQDGPEDTGEWDSFTESYE; encoded by the exons ATGAAGAGGCTTGTAAAGCGCATGTATCGTCTGCGCATGCGCGATCCGCCTCCTGCAAACATCATGGCGCAGCAAGAGCCGAATGGAGATTTTCCATATTTACCTTCAGGGGCGGCCGAGG TAAACCGAATGATAAAGGAGCACAGTGACTTGTTCTCCGATTCTCAGTGTAAAGTGTGCAGCGCTGTCTTAATCTCAGAATCCCAGAAACTTGCACATTACCAG AGCAAAAAACATGCGAGCAAAGTGCGCCGGTACATGAGCATTCATGGTAATGAGGAGCCCATTGCAAAACGGTTCAAGCCTTCAGGTGAT ACAAGTAATGCCGATGAAGGGGATAAATACAAAGCCTGCAGTGTGTGCAACATGACATTCTCTTCCCCGGTAGTGGCACAGTCTCATTACCAGGGCAAAGTTCACTCCAAGAACCTTCGCTTGAAGACCTTCGGTCAGCAAACTCCTG CATTACCTCAGCCCAAAGCGCAGGTCAAGAAGGATGAAGGGCTACCTGAAGGTGGGCAAGGGCCAGGAAAGCGGGACCCCAATCGCTTCTGCTCCATCTGCCAGGCTTCCTTCAACAATCCTCTCATGGCTCAGCAGCACTACAGTGGcaagaaacataaaaaacaccTGACTAAACAGAAGCTGATGGAGACCTATGGGCCATCCTCTGCACCAGGTCAGAACATAGAAG CCTCCACACTGAAGGGCTACCCATGTACTGTGTGCAATATTGAGCTGAACTCCGTCGAGCAGTACCAGGCCCACATCAGCGGGTCCAAACATAAAAACCA CGTTAGGCTCAAGAAAGGGCCAAATACATTTCCCGGCCCCCCTGAAAACTACCAGCCCGATTTCCAGTATCCACCCAACCAAGATGGACCGGAGGACACAGGGGAGTGGGACAGCTTCACTGAGAGCTATGAGTGA
- the znf346 gene encoding zinc finger protein 346 isoform X2, giving the protein MKRLVKRMYRLRMRDPPPANIMAQQEPNGDFPYLPSGAAEVNRMIKEHSDLFSDSQCKVCSAVLISESQKLAHYQSKKHASKVRRYMSIHGNEEPIAKRFKPSGDTSNADEGDKYKACSVCNMTFSSPVVAQSHYQGKVHSKNLRLKTFGQQTPALPQPKAQVKKDEGLPEGGQGPGKRDPNRFCSICQASFNNPLMAQQHYSGKKHKKHLTKQKLMETYGPSSAPASTLKGYPCTVCNIELNSVEQYQAHISGSKHKNHVRLKKGPNTFPGPPENYQPDFQYPPNQDGPEDTGEWDSFTESYE; this is encoded by the exons ATGAAGAGGCTTGTAAAGCGCATGTATCGTCTGCGCATGCGCGATCCGCCTCCTGCAAACATCATGGCGCAGCAAGAGCCGAATGGAGATTTTCCATATTTACCTTCAGGGGCGGCCGAGG TAAACCGAATGATAAAGGAGCACAGTGACTTGTTCTCCGATTCTCAGTGTAAAGTGTGCAGCGCTGTCTTAATCTCAGAATCCCAGAAACTTGCACATTACCAG AGCAAAAAACATGCGAGCAAAGTGCGCCGGTACATGAGCATTCATGGTAATGAGGAGCCCATTGCAAAACGGTTCAAGCCTTCAGGTGAT ACAAGTAATGCCGATGAAGGGGATAAATACAAAGCCTGCAGTGTGTGCAACATGACATTCTCTTCCCCGGTAGTGGCACAGTCTCATTACCAGGGCAAAGTTCACTCCAAGAACCTTCGCTTGAAGACCTTCGGTCAGCAAACTCCTG CATTACCTCAGCCCAAAGCGCAGGTCAAGAAGGATGAAGGGCTACCTGAAGGTGGGCAAGGGCCAGGAAAGCGGGACCCCAATCGCTTCTGCTCCATCTGCCAGGCTTCCTTCAACAATCCTCTCATGGCTCAGCAGCACTACAGTGGcaagaaacataaaaaacaccTGACTAAACAGAAGCTGATGGAGACCTATGGGCCATCCTCTGCACCAG CCTCCACACTGAAGGGCTACCCATGTACTGTGTGCAATATTGAGCTGAACTCCGTCGAGCAGTACCAGGCCCACATCAGCGGGTCCAAACATAAAAACCA CGTTAGGCTCAAGAAAGGGCCAAATACATTTCCCGGCCCCCCTGAAAACTACCAGCCCGATTTCCAGTATCCACCCAACCAAGATGGACCGGAGGACACAGGGGAGTGGGACAGCTTCACTGAGAGCTATGAGTGA
- the znf346 gene encoding zinc finger protein 346 isoform X3: protein MKRLVKRMYRLRMRDPPPANIMAQQEPNGDFPYLPSGAAEVNRMIKEHSDLFSDSQCKVCSAVLISESQKLAHYQSKKHASKVRRYMSIHGNEEPIAKRFKPSGDTSNADEGDKYKACSVCNMTFSSPVVAQSHYQGKVHSKNLRLKTFGQQTPALPQPKAQVKKDEGLPEGGQGPGKRDPNRFCSICQASFNNPLMAQQHYSGKKHKKHLTKQKLMETYGPSSAPGQNIEASTLKGYPCTVCNIELNSVEQYQAHISGSKHKNQ from the exons ATGAAGAGGCTTGTAAAGCGCATGTATCGTCTGCGCATGCGCGATCCGCCTCCTGCAAACATCATGGCGCAGCAAGAGCCGAATGGAGATTTTCCATATTTACCTTCAGGGGCGGCCGAGG TAAACCGAATGATAAAGGAGCACAGTGACTTGTTCTCCGATTCTCAGTGTAAAGTGTGCAGCGCTGTCTTAATCTCAGAATCCCAGAAACTTGCACATTACCAG AGCAAAAAACATGCGAGCAAAGTGCGCCGGTACATGAGCATTCATGGTAATGAGGAGCCCATTGCAAAACGGTTCAAGCCTTCAGGTGAT ACAAGTAATGCCGATGAAGGGGATAAATACAAAGCCTGCAGTGTGTGCAACATGACATTCTCTTCCCCGGTAGTGGCACAGTCTCATTACCAGGGCAAAGTTCACTCCAAGAACCTTCGCTTGAAGACCTTCGGTCAGCAAACTCCTG CATTACCTCAGCCCAAAGCGCAGGTCAAGAAGGATGAAGGGCTACCTGAAGGTGGGCAAGGGCCAGGAAAGCGGGACCCCAATCGCTTCTGCTCCATCTGCCAGGCTTCCTTCAACAATCCTCTCATGGCTCAGCAGCACTACAGTGGcaagaaacataaaaaacaccTGACTAAACAGAAGCTGATGGAGACCTATGGGCCATCCTCTGCACCAGGTCAGAACATAGAAG CCTCCACACTGAAGGGCTACCCATGTACTGTGTGCAATATTGAGCTGAACTCCGTCGAGCAGTACCAGGCCCACATCAGCGGGTCCAAACATAAAAACCAGTGA